In Rutidosis leptorrhynchoides isolate AG116_Rl617_1_P2 chromosome 2, CSIRO_AGI_Rlap_v1, whole genome shotgun sequence, one genomic interval encodes:
- the LOC139894259 gene encoding uncharacterized protein codes for MATSKNIIRVSEIDGRKVNFTIKIQVVRLLQKLGYGYDEGKPTMELIISDEEGAKIVINIRNSLKDKFDNLIRQWGFFCISNAAVVDSPLQFRTKHIQHEYKLMFTKKTTVVPFPPIEWRGTNGFSFIPFDVLRSKGLKVGVSEDKLAVSTDWKNTNVLIDTDHPLTQIQTPFFKKAQYVGLDRLNPSMEGIYIIQATINTILPDDTWYYIACKKCNKSTKPVILNCDLTLDVDQLLNLERKCYGCIKKSDVVVRFKVPIRVENQTGTASFTVFESVVKKFLTQSSYELMKTLSEDDDYPEELELLLQMTLLFKIDVGAYNKERGIQNYTVKDATDDPTFFELYESFKVDQHVVFEDVEIEESSEKLTSVGNCASNALGSQTVDLSHDTCFSPPLKKIKQEGIKSPPSVKSSTTKVKFSDRPKRLRSSDS; via the exons ATGgccacatccaagaacataattcgGGTTTCAGAGATTGACGGACGAAAAGTTAATTTTACCATAAAAATTCAAGTCGTCCGTCTCCTTCAAAAGCTTGGATATGGTTACGATGAAGGCAAGCCAACTATGGAGCTAATCATTTCGGATGAGGAG GGCGCTAAGATTGTCATCAACATCCGTAACTCCCTTAAGGACAAATTTGATAACCTCATTAGGCAATGGGGCTTCTTTTGTATTTCTAATGCTGCTGTAGTTGATAGTCCGCTACAATTCCGGACCAAACATATCCAACATGAGTACAAACTCATGTTTACTAAGAAAACAACTGTTGTGCCATTCCCACCAATCGAATGGAGAGGAACTAATGGTTTTAGTTTCATCCCTTTCGATGTTTTGAGATCTAAAGGCCTTAAAGTTGGAGTTTCAGAAG ATAAACTGGCAGTTTCTACCGACTGGAAAAACACGAACGTTTTGATAGACACTGATCATCC CCTCACCCAAATCCAAACTCCTTTTTTTAAAAAGGCTCAGTATGTTGGTTTAGATCGCTTGAACCCGTCCATG GAAGGCATTTATATTATTCAGGCCACAATCAATACCATTCTTCCCGATGACACTTGGTACTACATTGCCTGCAAGAAGTGTAACAAGAGTACTAAACCTGTTATCCTCAACTGTGATCTTACCTTGGACGTTGATCAACTTTTAAACTTGGAACGAAAGTGTTACGGTTGTATCAAGAAGTCGGACGTGGTAGTGAG GTTTAAAGTGCCGATTCGTGTAGAAAATCAAACCGGCACAGCGTCTTTCACTGTTTTCGAATCTGTGGTGAAGAAGTTCCTTACCCAATCGTCTTATGAGTTAATGAAGACGTTGTCTGAAGATGATGATTATCCTGAAGAGCTGGAACTTCTTTTACAAATGACCCTTTTGTTTAAGATAGATGTGGGTGCTTATAACAAAGAACGTGGAATTCAAAACTACACTGTTAAAGATGCGACCGATGACCCAACATTTTTCGAACTCTATGAGAGTTTCAAG GTCGATCAACACGTGGTTTTTGAAGATGTTGAGATTGAAGAATCATCTGAGAAACTTACTTCAGTTGGGAAT TGTGCCTCAAATGCTTTAGGAAGTCAGACCGTTGATCTCAGTCATGATACCTGTTTCAGCCCACCTCTCAAAAAAATCAAACAAGAAGGAATAAAATCTCCACCATCTGTTAAGTCTTCAACAACCAAGGTTAAATTCTCTGATCGTCCGAAACGTTTACGCTCATCCGATTCATGA